The Mya arenaria isolate MELC-2E11 chromosome 16, ASM2691426v1 genome includes a window with the following:
- the LOC128221679 gene encoding dopamine receptor 4-like has protein sequence MQRTYYTDTETRELLRHLNDEKAVIVIPVMVFMACLMMMGIIGNSMVCFYYGKRTKTTSNSILICLLGFIDLFSCVFSIPFEIIDLRFFFDFTLTGACKFLRFMNYSAAIGSAFTLMLISIDRYNHISRPLKPQLTNKQTQFSCLAIAFITVLFSWPAIVAFKPEAVEVQNDYGINITGHDCTTDRSASFRVYMWIFNGVYMIFYVVTAIVVFTMYSFVAVALYRQTKFRKKYIRTGSKTLKEESKIEAYDSERVAVNNNIELNEMKLRGSCSLSSTVGKIIPRRKYNSEGIRNTQEIDDVQLTNIRSNKFVSIRNKSQQLETGKPEEIRQHIDEGAQHETMGIVAIENIRPSTHISTVITIGTSKNIQTHERETIQADSIPKSPSSNSIGDTDATKRRSTGSERARVTISKIRQANIEIKNIKYTVMMFVITGVFLLSFVPHLSLVTWRSFVQYYEGESMSDAALIGFNIGIRSTFINAAVNPLIYGFFNTDFRRFFFRSCCLCCRL, from the coding sequence GATTGTAATTCCAGTAATGGTCTTCATGGCATGTCTGATGATGATGGGAATAATCGGCAATTCTATGGTATGCTTCTACTACGGCAAAAGAACAAAAACTACGAGCAACAGTATTTTGATATGCCTTCTAGGGTTTATAGACCTCTTCAGTTGTGTGTTTTCAATTCCGTTTGAAATCATTGACTTACGATTTTTCTTTGACTTTACACTCACAGGAGCTTGTAAGTTCCTGAGGTTCATGAACTACTCTGCAGCAATTGGAAGCGCCTTTACTTTAATGCTTATAAGTATTGATCGATACAACCACATTTCTAGGCCTCTTAAACCTCAgcttacaaacaaacaaactcagTTCTCGTGTCTTGCTATAGCTTTCATCACTGTGCTGTTTTCTTGGCCAGCTATTGTAGCGTTTAAACCAGAAGCAGTTGAGGTTCAAAACGATTATGGTATTAACATAACTGGCCATGATTGCACAACGGATAGAAGTGCATCATTTCGTGTATATATGTGGATATTTAATGGAGtgtatatgattttttatgttgttacTGCGATTGTTGTGTTTACCATGTATTCTTTCGTCGCCGTGGCGTTATACCGACAGACAAAGTTTAGAAAGAAATACATCAGGACAGGTTCTAAAACCCTGAAAGAGGAATCCAAAATTGAGGCGTACGATTCGGAAAGAGTTGCAGTCAATAATAACATTGAACTAAACGAAATGAAGCTACGGGGTTCTTGTAGTTTGTCAAGTACTGTTGGGAAAATAATCCCTCGCAGAAAATATAATTCTGAGGGTATCAGGAACACACAAGAAATTGATGACGTTCAACTGACCAACATCAGATCAAACAAATTTGTTTCGATAAGGAATAAGTCGCAGCAATTGGAAACCGGCAAGCCTGAAGAAATAAGGCAACACATTGACGAAGGTGCACAGCATGAAACAATGGGAATTGttgcaattgaaaacataagaCCATCTACACATATTTCCACTGTAATTACAATAGGTACTTccaaaaacattcaaacacaCGAACGTGAGACAATACAAGCTGATAGCATACCAAAGTCACCATCTTCTAATTCCATTGGAGATACAGATGCAACTAAACGAAGGTCTACCGGCAGTGAGCGTGCAAGGGTTACAATAAGCAAAATAAGACAAGCTAATATtgaaatcaaaaacataaaatacacgGTGATGATGTTCGTAATTACTGGTGTATTCTTGCTAAGTTTTGTACCTCACCTAAGCCTGGTAACCTGGAGGTCATTTGTTCAATATTACGAAGGAGAATCTATGTCTGACGCAGCTTTAATTGGTTTCAACATTGGAATTAGGTCAACATTCATTAACGCGGCTGTAAATCCTTTGATATATGGCTTCTTTAACACCGATTTCAGGCGATTTTTCTTTCGGTCGTGTTGTCTCTGTTGCCGATTATAG